The proteins below are encoded in one region of Bosea sp. BIWAKO-01:
- the xdhC gene encoding xanthine dehydrogenase accessory protein XdhC, which produces MTGLATFLEAHLEQGAILVSIERAEGSTPRETGATMVVTAEGNSGTIGGGQLEFHCTDIALEMLASGESSRRLDIPLGPQMGQCCGGRVGVVLERGRPCHLAALQAAEAARRASQPAVLILGAGHTGRALAEALMRLPLSVILIDDREGQMHDLPVGVACQRLDDPVEAIASAQPGTAFVILSHSHALDYRLTEAALLRGDAAYVGMIGSATKRARFAASFRRRHPASDALACLTCPIGGDDVDDKRPEVIAALTAAELVRSLLAKQRASGQSVAQGRQGPGRRAGDDGVAA; this is translated from the coding sequence ATGACCGGGCTGGCGACTTTCCTCGAAGCCCATCTTGAGCAAGGCGCCATCCTTGTCAGCATCGAGCGCGCCGAAGGATCGACCCCACGCGAAACCGGCGCGACGATGGTCGTCACCGCCGAAGGCAATTCCGGGACGATCGGCGGCGGCCAGCTCGAATTCCACTGCACCGACATCGCCCTTGAGATGCTGGCGAGCGGCGAAAGCTCGCGACGCCTCGATATTCCGCTCGGGCCACAAATGGGTCAGTGCTGCGGCGGCCGGGTCGGTGTCGTGCTGGAGCGGGGCAGGCCGTGCCATCTCGCGGCTCTCCAGGCCGCCGAAGCGGCAAGGCGCGCATCGCAGCCTGCCGTCCTCATCCTCGGCGCCGGCCATACCGGGCGCGCGCTTGCCGAGGCCCTCATGCGCCTGCCGCTGAGCGTCATTCTGATCGACGACCGCGAAGGCCAGATGCACGATCTTCCCGTTGGGGTCGCATGTCAGCGACTGGACGATCCGGTCGAGGCGATCGCATCGGCCCAGCCCGGCACCGCCTTCGTGATCCTCTCCCATAGCCATGCGCTCGACTATCGGCTGACCGAGGCAGCGCTTCTGCGCGGGGATGCCGCCTATGTCGGCATGATAGGCTCGGCGACGAAGCGCGCGCGCTTCGCTGCCAGCTTCCGCCGGCGCCACCCTGCAAGCGATGCCCTGGCGTGCCTGACCTGCCCGATCGGCGGGGATGATGTGGACGACAAGCGCCCCGAGGTCATCGCCGCCTTGACGGCGGCCGAGCTGGTGCGGAGCTTGCTTGCCAAGC